TGCCAATGCTGGTGGTTTTGCCGGCACCATTCACACCGACTACCATCATGACCAGGGGGCGGGCCCGGTCAACACCCATGCTGGTTTCGAGTGGACGAAGCAGGTCAAACACCGCGTCGCGCAGCACAAGGCGCACGTCTTCGGGCCTGGTCAGGCTTTTCTGGTACACGGTGTCGCGCACTTTCTGCATCAGCAATTCAGTGGCTGGCAAGCCGCAATCGGCCAGCAGCAGGCGTTCTTCCATTTCTTCGAAAAAAGCCTCGTCCACCTTTTCGCCGGTGAACATGGAGGTGAGGCCCGAGCGGGTTTTGGTCAACCCCGACTTCAAGCGGCCAAGCCAGTCCTGTCTTTGACCAGGAATCTGCATCTAAAACTCCAAGGAAGGAAACTAAGCGGCGCGATCCACTGTCACACACGCACATGTTGAATGACTTATTCTACCATTGGCGTTAAAACCGACGTTTGATGTGAAAGGTGTCTGAATGATAAAAGCTGGTTTTAAACTGCGCCGCCACTGTGTGGCGTTTGTGGGTAGTGTGGCATTGTCGATGAGCATGCTGATGCCAACGGCCCAGGCCGCAGATGGGGATGTGACCGAATACAAGCTGAACAACGGCTTGCGCATTGTGGTCAAAGAGGATCACCGTTCGCCGACCGTGGCGCACATGGTGTGGTACAAGGCCGGGTCAATCGACGAATACAATGGCACCACGGGCGTGGCGCACGTGCTTGAACACATGATGTTCAAGGGCACCAAGAACTTGAAGGTGGGCGAGTTTTCCCAAACAGTCGCTGCCTTGGGCGGACGTGACAACGCTTTTACCAGCCGCGACTACACTGCTTATTTCCAGCAACTGCAGGCCAAGGATTTGGGCAAGGTCATGGCGCTTGAAGCTGACCGCATGGCCAACCTGGTGCTGAGCGAAAGCGAGTTCAAGAAAGAAATTCAGGTGGTGATGGAAGAACGCCGTTACCGCACTGACGACCAGGCCCAAGGCAAGCTGTACGAAGCCTTTATGGCTACAGCTTTTCAGGCCAACCCCACGCGATACCCTGTGATTGGCTGGATGAGCGACCTTCAGGCCATGACCTACAAAGACGCCCGCAAGTGGTACGACACTTGGTATGCCCCACAAAATGCCGTGCTGGTTGTGGTGGGCGATGTTCAGCCCGCGCAGGTCAAAACCATGGCCGAGAAAACTTATGGCAAGGTCAAGCCGAAACAGCTTGAAGAAAGAAAGCCGCAGGAAGAACCGAAGCAGGAAGGCATACGCCGCGTGCAGGTGAAAGCACCCGCCGAGAACCCTTACTTGATCATGGGCTTCAAGGTGCCCAAGTTGAATGACGTGCTGAAAGACCGCGATGCCTATTCTTTGGCTGTGCTGTCCGCCGTACTGGATGGTTATTCCGGTGCGCGTTTGAACCGTGAACTGGTTCAAAACCAGAAAGTTGCCTTGCAGGCCGGTGCCAGTTATGACATGACGGGTCGCGGTCCCTCACTTTTCTATCTGGATGGCGCACCGGCAGCAGGTCAAACTGTTGAGAATCTGGAACAAGCCTTGTTGGCGCAAGTGAAGAAAGTGGCCGACGAGGGTGTTAGTGAAGCCGAGCTGGCGCGGGTGAAAGCCCAGTTGATTGCCAGCCAGGTGTACAAGCGCGATTCCGTGT
The nucleotide sequence above comes from Limnobacter thiooxidans. Encoded proteins:
- a CDS encoding M16 family metallopeptidase, whose product is MIKAGFKLRRHCVAFVGSVALSMSMLMPTAQAADGDVTEYKLNNGLRIVVKEDHRSPTVAHMVWYKAGSIDEYNGTTGVAHVLEHMMFKGTKNLKVGEFSQTVAALGGRDNAFTSRDYTAYFQQLQAKDLGKVMALEADRMANLVLSESEFKKEIQVVMEERRYRTDDQAQGKLYEAFMATAFQANPTRYPVIGWMSDLQAMTYKDARKWYDTWYAPQNAVLVVVGDVQPAQVKTMAEKTYGKVKPKQLEERKPQEEPKQEGIRRVQVKAPAENPYLIMGFKVPKLNDVLKDRDAYSLAVLSAVLDGYSGARLNRELVQNQKVALQAGASYDMTGRGPSLFYLDGAPAAGQTVENLEQALLAQVKKVADEGVSEAELARVKAQLIASQVYKRDSVYGQAVEIGQNVTIGFEVGDIDRMIEQIKTVTPQEVQYAAQKFFDPDQLTVGALYPLPIDPNKKNAPPKGLSH